A region of Rattus rattus isolate New Zealand chromosome 7, Rrattus_CSIRO_v1, whole genome shotgun sequence DNA encodes the following proteins:
- the Sav1 gene encoding protein salvador homolog 1 has product MLSRKKTKNEVSKPAEVQGKYVKKETSPLLRNLMPSFIRHGPTIPRRTDLCLPESSASAFSASGDGVVSRNQSFLRTPVQRTPHEVMRRESNRLSAPSSYLVRSLADVPREYGSSQSFLTEVNFAVENGDSASRYFYSDNFFDGQRRRPLGDRAQEDYRYYEYNHDLFQRMPQNQGRPTSGIGRVTATSLGNLTNHGSEDLPLPPGWSVDWTMRGRKYYIDHNTNTTHWSHPLEREGLPPGWERVESSEFGTYYVDHTNKRAQYRHPCAPSVPRYDQPPPITYQPQQTERNQSLLVPANPYHTAEIPDWLQVYARAPVKYDHILKWELFQLADLDTYQGMLKLLFMKELEHIVKLYEAYRQALVTELENRKQRQQWYAQHHGKKFLS; this is encoded by the exons ATGCTGTCCCGCAAGAAAACCAAAAACGAGGTGTCTAAGCCGGCCGAGGTGCAGGGCAAGTACGTGAAGAAGGAGACGTCGCCCCTGCTGCGGA ATCTCATGCCTTCATTCATTCGGCACGGTCCAACAATTCCAAGACGGACTGACCTCTGTCTTCCAGAGTCAAGCGCTagtgctttctcagcttctggaGATGGCGTAGTTTCAAGAAACCAGAGTTTCCTGAGAACTCCAGTTCAAAGGACGCCTCATGAAGtaatgagaagagaaagcaacAGACTGTCTGCACCGTCTTCTTACCTTGTCAGGAGCCTAGCAGATGTCCCTCGAGAATACGGCTCATCACAGTCATTTTTAACAGAAGTTAATTTTGCTGTTGAAAATGGAGACTCTGCTTCCCGATATTTTTATTCAGATAACTTTTTTGATGGTCAGAGAAGGAGGCCACTTGGAGATCGTGCACAAGAAGACTACAGATATTATGAATACAACCATGATCTCTTCCAAAGAATGCCACAGAATCAGGGGAGGCCCACTTCAG gtATTGGGAGAGTCACTGCTACATCTTTAGGAAATTTAACTAACCATGGATCTGAAGATTTACCCCTTCCTCCTGGCTGGTCTGTGGACTGGACAATGAGAGGGAGAAAATACTACATAGATCATAACACAAACACAACTCATTGGAGTCATCCTCTTGAACGAGAAGGACTTCCTCCTGGGTGGGAGCGAGTGGAATCATCAGAATTTGGAACCTATTATGTGGATCACACAAATAAAAGGGCTCAGTACAGGCACCCCTGTGCTCCCAG TGTGCCTCGGTATGATCAGCCTCCACCCATCACGTATCAGCCAcagcaaactgaaagaaatcagTCTCTCCTGGTCCCTGCAAACCCCTACCATACTGCAGAAATTCCTGACTGGCTTCAGGTTTATGCCCGAGCCCCTGTGAA ATACGACCACATTCTGAAGTGGGAGCTCTTCCAGCTGGCTGACCTGGACACGTACCAGGGGATGCTGAAGCTGCTCTTCATGAAGGAGCTGGAGCACATTGTCAAGTTGTATGAGGCCTACAGACAGGCTCTTGTCACCGAGCTGGAAAACCGCAAGCAGAGGCAGCAGTGGTATGCCCAGCACCATGGCAAGAAGTTTTTAAGTTAA